CGGTACttattatttcaagaaaaattatgaaagttAGCTAGAAGCTTAGCTGAGAATATTGAAACAGAAACATTTTACTTATAATGTTATCAGTTTTTGTAAGATATAAAAGTAGaaatcactatatatattataagctTACTGTATTCCTTGAGAAGCAAACTTTGCAATGAATGTTTAGGCTTATCAGTCTTTTATTGCAGAAGCCAACCCTACATTTCTAACAATCCAACAAAGCATATTTTGTATAAAgactatttatttttctatttacatTTAGCAAGGTATTAAATTCAAACCTAATCTATGAAACTATGATCACTTATTTCTTCTTAGATGATCTCATTTTCACGTTTATTAGGAGATTTGGTTTCCTTTTTCCTGTTTGATCTCATTTTCACGTTTATTAGGAGATTTGGTTTCCTTTTTCCTGTTTGATCTCATTTTCAACCTGTtcattatttaaacttttaggAAACGCCTTAGATAGTACCAATTGTAGTAGTCGATACATTTAATTCCGCAATGTGGGTTCATTTTGAACGAAACGACAGTGTTAGTTCTTTTTACATAAAATGAAGATAGGCTTAATAGTACTGATAGTCCATATTAGGCTTGTTTGAAATggtcttgatttttttttcaatgttattaTAGAGAATGtagtttatgtttaatttaatcttttttgtcgacgatgtttaaataattaacgaTACACTATTCTATTGTGCAAAATTCAATGAGATGATATTTAATTGTTGTCAtgtcaccatcttcttcaaccttaaGCCCAACACAAAaactaaaaccctaatttctctcTAACCACCTAACCCTAGCGCTACCACACCTAAACCCTCAGGCTGTCGCCGCAATCACCACAGACTTGCAAACGCAACCCAGAAGATCATCACCAGGATGCCACTACGACCACCTCCATGCGCCACCATCTTCATCTCGTGCCTTCACCATCATCTTCTTTCTAGTGATTGAGGGTTTCGATTTGGgggtttttgttgtgttatctggtttttgtaaattgaaatatatgatttttgtttcaaaattgatttggagaattattggttattttctgttttacaaGTGGTTAGGGATTTTGTTCTTTCTTGCAGGTCTGGGTTTTGCGTAGGATTTTTGAACTTGGAATTTTCTTTTGGAGTATGTATTTGATTTGTTCTTTGGAAGAATGTTGGTTCTCGTTATCACAATTAGGGGTGAtcctttctttatctttttccatgaatttcttttttcattttgggTTCATTTGATTCACAATAATGGGTTTTATGGTGGTTGTTGTTGGATGCACGGGTGGCACCAACGAAGGTGTTGGTAGGTGGCCATGGGTGGTGTTTTTGGATGTttaagatgaagaaaatgatggaGATGGTGTTAGGTGGTGGTTAAGATTtgtgtaagaaaaaaattaggatttCTTGAGATAAGAGATGATGATGACATATCAAGGATGATGTTTCATTGATTGCACAACAGGACATTGCACAACAGGACAGTTAGCCGTAAGAATTAAactaaacataaattatattctttagaagtacattaaaagaaactatgatTATTTCAAACATACCATTAGTGTCATTAAGCCATGAAGATGTTGAACTGAATTTTTGAAAACGAAGAGttcaattgaattttataaataaatcagaGTTAACTAAAgcggaaagaaaaaaaaaaaatcgtaaaaAAGGAAACTCAATGCCCATTGATCCATCAACGCGAACAAAGCCGCCATGAATAAGTGCGCTGCTCCTAAAAGAATTTGGACACTTGCTGCATATCACACTTTTCTTTCTACACTTCCAATCCTTTCCTTTTTCCTATCTTATCCTCTTGgtaatattaacataatcagGGAGAATTAATCAGATTAAGAAATCCAGCTAATTCTTTTGAGTGGATATAGTTCCCGGGTTTCAAAATTCAATGTAAAACTCCTTATCCAAAAAAACATACCAGATTCATATTAGTGACCACACACAACTtcatattttgatatttgaaaaacacaaATAGTATATAACTTAACTTAACAAACATGTTATGCAATATGTAACAAATTTTAAGATTAGTTTATGGTAAATTGTGtgtgtttattaaattttgaactcTTGTTAATGTGTATCAAATTTCAAGGTTATCTGAAGTTGTGTATTTCTCAtagtttgaaatttaattttatctgtgtttcaaaattgaaatcTGTAGAATTTTGTATAATCACCAGACTTATGAACTCCGTACACTTTCTACGAATTTTGATAATACATACGAATTTTGATAAGATTTTCGTTAGTTTCActtaataatgttataattaaaaaattattcttgaattccaaatataaagaagaaacagttatgataaaaaaaaacatatgcagAGGGTAGGTTTTATTAAGCTTTAAAGAAGTGTGTTGTTGATAATGGAAAAACAGTAATATGGATTAAAGTCATGAAAAAAGTGTGGAAAAAATGAAGATAGGAGGAGTCGCTGATGAGTATTTTGAAATCGTGGAAGCTTAAGCTGAGTTCAGAAATGGAAGCCGCAGCGTTGAAAGTGGAGTCACTTGCGTGCATAGACTCTACCACTCTCTCTCACTCCGAGCTTCTCGccctttctctctcctctctctGCGCCTTCGACCTTCGCGCCACCAATGACCTCGTCACACCCAAGATCGACCCCGCGCTCTTCAACGAGAGCGCCGGCTCCCGCCGCCAGACCTACTCCCGCCCCCAGTCCTCCCCGACGGGCCGCCGCCGCCGCCTCGCCGGCCTACTTCCCGCCCCCAAACCCCCTCCCCTCCCCGCTCACGACCCCGAGAACGCCGAAAACCGTCTCATCATTGACTACCTTAAACAACTCATCCGAGAGGACCCCAAGTTCGACCAGGTCCACCTCGCTTCCCCTTCCCTTCCCCCACCCAATGTCAAGCGCAAGCGAGGCCGCAAGCCCAAGCTCAAACTCCACCTTGAACACTGCTACCGCGGAATCGACATTCTTAACCGAAACGGCGTGGCCGTTGATCTCTCGCAGTTGGCCACCTCCCAAGACCCCTTCGCCGATGAGCTCAAGAGGCGCACAGAGGGTTTGAGCAGCGAAGAGGAGCTGTTAGGGTTTTTGAGGGATTTGCCTGGCCAATGGGGGAGCCGTAGGAAGAAACGCAGGATTGTTGATGCCTCGGATTTCGGCGATGTGTTGCCACTCAGTTGGAAGATTCTTCTCGGTTTGAAGAGGAAGGACGGTCGTGCGTGGATCTATTGCCGCAGATACATTaggttttgtttcttcttccttcatcacTTGGTAACTTCCTTTTTCGTTATAACTCTACTGTTCCTTAGGGCTTATCCTATATTTGATATTCCGCCGTGCAGCCCTAGTGGACAGCACTTTGTGTCTTGCAAAGAGGTTTCTTCGTATTTACAGTCTCTTCTGGGTAATGGCGATGGGCAATCGCAAAGTAGTCGCAGGAGTGAAAATTTAGTGCAGGAGCAGATAGTACCTGCTGAAAAGGTAAGTACACATTTTGTTGTCGTGGTTGATTTTGTTAAGGATTTGGCTCTTGGAGCATTTATAGAGTACAAAGTGCTCTCAAAATTAACTAGAGAATCAGTAGTTAAGAATTGTGATGAAACTAAACACGTGCTATTAAAACCTTAGAATTGATTGCAATCATAACAGTTGATTTTCTCAttaaagattattattattattgcccTTTATCCTCTGAAGTGCTCATCCTCGCATTAGAGGAGGTGAATCTGTTTGTTAAATGTTATTGTGAAATTTATGGGCTGTGTGTTTGTGCTGTAGTCTGCTGGTGTCACTCCTGAACGTCAAGATCAGAGACAGATTGTTGCCGTGAACGCGGAGGTGCCTGGATTATTTGCGGGTGCTCATGAAAGAGTCAAAGAGGTTGCCTTGTTGGGAATTGAAAATCTTGCAGATGTGCAGATTCAAGATCTGTTTGAGTGTCGCAAGTGCAATATGAGTTTTGACGAGAAGGATTCGTACTTGCAGCACCTGTTGTCAGTTCACCAGAGGACGACAAGGCGGTACCGGCTTGGTTCCTCTGTTGGAGATGGAGTTATAATTAAAGATGGGAAGTTTGAGTGCCAGTTCTGCCATAAGGTGTTTCTTGAAAGGCGTCGTTACAATGGTCATGTGGGGATTCATGTTAGGAATTATGTGAGGAGAGTAGAAGATTCACCAGGTCAGATTAATGTCCAGAGGACAGATGACAAGTCTCCAGTCAGGGAGGACATGCCGTTAAGGATATCTAAGATGGATGCCCTCATTGAAATTGCTCAAAACTCTATTATGGAGGGTTGTGTCACAGAATCCCATCATTTAGCTAAACTGAATGGGATTCCTGCTTCGGATGTCGCTGTTGGTTACTTGGACCAAGATGGAAACTCTGAGGCTCCAATCAGTGAAAAGCAGATGGAAGATAGCTTGACTAAGAAAAATGTGGATCATCATGGAATGGATGGAAAGGTAGAGGAAGTTGATGATGATAACCGTGTGATAGATGTAAAAATGGTTACTTTTCTTGATAACATGGGTTTGTTATCTGTAAATAAGCAAGATGTTAAAGCATCCGAGACTTCCGAAATAAAAGATGATGTGGAATTGACTATTGAGGAACTGGATCAATCTGGGATTGATTTGGATGGTGTTTCTGAAGTTCGTATACTTCCTTTATCTGAACTTAACATTATACCAGAATCGGAAAAGGGTGAAAATTCTGAATCTTCTAATGCTAAAGTTCAGTTTAAACCTGATGAAGGCATTAGTAACAAGAGTGAGTTAGAATTTGGTTTAAATTGCTTGAAAGATGTACCTGTTACCGTTAGTACTGATGTCCCAGAGATGGTAATGGCAGCTTCTGAAGAAAATGTGGTACATTCTAGTGCTTTTAACTCCTCTATATCCACAGAACAACCTATGGATTGTTTGCCTGCATTCAGCTCTGATAAGGTATAAGGCATAACTGTGGATGCCTTTATTTTAAGGATTCCATATATGTTGAAAAATTGAGGGAATAGTCCTACATATATTATACCAAGCTCCTCTTAGAAAGTGATTGATATGAGGTCACCTGTATGTGCATGCAAATGCATGACATGGCATGTGGACTACCGTGCTTATCCTCATTTGTGTCTCTGAATGTATTCTTGTTTTACTTTGTATCGAACCATTGTTGTAATTCTTTACTATTTACAATGCCCTTGGCACACATTTCTAGTTTTTCAACAACACGTGGTTTTAAGAACCAGTTTTGTCGTCTGGTCAATTATTGTTCCATAGTGATCATTTCGTGTGCTTTCATATAATTGTTAATGCTCTTCTATGCAACACTCgcagtataaatatttattttccatCCTTAGCCATTTGACTTTAATCTGCTATACTGCTGCACTAAGTAAATAGTCAGTCATTTGCTCATTCGTATTTCCTCTAAGGATTACATCATTTATAGAAgctttttttcacttttttttttattaattgttgatTGAATAACAGGTCCATTCTTTCTGAACCCAATGCTGACTTTGCATGTTATgtagtttttaatttcttgtttttttcttattattctgGCCTTCCATGTATTTTACatggagaaaaatataaatctgtttatttgaattagtttGTTTTTTGGGGAGATGAAGGAATCGAAGGTCTGACCTGCCTTAAGTCCTcagattaaaaatttatttgccCTGTCTTAGCATGCCATGTGTTATGCTTTTCTTAAAGTTGGCGTGTGCTGGAAATATGAGGAATTTGAAACTGCTAGCCGTTAACGTTGTGCCTGTGCACTGCACTGTACATTTgtcaatgtttttttctttcttcggTTCAACTCATGCTAAAAGCTAGTTATGGTGATTATTATAATCTAGAACGATTAACTGTAAATCTCTTATGAGCAATTAGCTACTACCCCAGCCATGATAAGTCTCAACTGGTAGGTAGTGCTGAACTTTAACCTTgaaaaattgttgttgttgctcATTGACAGGGAGGAAAACAGTTTTCCAGTCTTGAAAATGAACATGATAGCGTGAAGGGTCTCGAGGAATTGAGGTTTGATGAAATAGATAGTGTTGATTATGATTTTGCAAGGATTCAGGATTCTCCTTCTCCGCCTGCTGTATCAGCTGAATTGGCCAATGACACAGTGATGGAAGACACGTATTTATCCTCAGTTCAGTTTGAATCGCAGCTTACAACTGTATGTGTATGGTGTGGAATAGAGTTTAACCATGACGCTGTCAATTCTGAAATACAACCAGATTCTGTTGGATTCATGTGTCCAGCTTGTAAAGCAAAAATCTCTGGTCAAATCAACGTGTTGGACTGTGAATCGCCAAATGCTGGCTGTCTATAGACTGGTAATTTCTGTTTCTCCACAGATTAATAGTTTGATTAGAATTGTTTCCGGCTTCCTATCCTATCTCTTTACTATGATCGTCTAACTGAGAGATACCGTATTCACTGAATTCTGAGGTGAGGGCactattttagtattttaaactTGCtgatttgatttataattactcaaaaactaataacataataatCTCATTGAACAGaccaaaataacataaaaattgcAGTTATTAGGGAGAGGGAAGGGACTTCAATATGCTTTATTCTTTTTCAGAAGGAATCTATAACGAATTTACTCTTGTTGTCGTTGTACTTGTCACACCTGTAGTGACAGGCAAACTTGTATCATAATTCGTGTCGGCTTCAAATAGAGCTTCTAACTTTGGGTGCTGAATGATCTTCGAGAGACAGTAGAAGGAGGTGATGATGAACTAGAAGACGGCATTTGGGATAAAATACTTGATTTATTGTATTATGGTTTTTATTCTTCTCGTATGTTGTATTGTCGTACATATCCCTGTTCGTATGAGAGCCAATATTATCTTGTAGTATTGTTGTTTCTAATCCACGCCCCTGCTGCAACAGTGCACGTCtcaattttgtattttctaCATAACTAGAGAGTGTATTCCTAAATTACCcaaatcaatatatttgtttatcgTAGTTTAAAAGGTGAAATTAGTACAATTATCTTGGTTTGAGCAGgattgagtttaatttttttaatcaaagatTCCTGTTCGaattttgaaagagaaattgTGATTGAAAAAGACGACCTTTCTAAAAGTAAAAGCTGAATCAGAGTTCTTGCAAAATTAGTCACTAAAAAGTGGATAAATTTTTCATGCTCGAAACATGATTATAAAAGAAGTTATAATCTATTCTACTTCATGAAAGTAATGACAAttaaatgatgtaaaaaaatgtgtagtatttatttaagttatgcTTTTTGTCAGATCACCTGATCATTGATGTGAAATATCTACTCATGTGTGGGCAGCTATTTTTCTGGTAGTATCACTTTTAGTGAAACTTTTTTCCCGATCACCTATTCCATGTATATAACAAATGACATAAATAATAGtgtaatattaaatgaattgcTTTTAATAAGTCAATTGTTTGACTTTTGCACGCCATACACAGTGTCGACTGAAAGCAGAACGGGAGCTGATAATTGAATATTTGCTCTATTTCTCTTCTTTGGGTGATAGAGAACATATGTAAAGAgagatttttttcaaaatttgtcgagaatttatgatttattttgattCAGTTAAATACTTTTGAAACGATAATGTAAATGTGGGTATGAGGTAACAAATATCGTAGATTCATGTTCTTCACTTTTTCTAATTTGTGGTGTTATCTCATGAGAAGTCTTGTTGGCAACTAAACCATAATGCAAGTAGAAAAAGAATATGGAAAGGGGACGTAGTTAGGCAGGTAAAGAAATTATCAGAATCTGGTTCTTCATGATGTGTGCCGAGAATAATGGTTAAAGCACGCAAAAGAGATGTGCCGTAGAGttttatttcatcaaaaatactaattttgctgtctttctttcttctttttggttATTGATATTATCTCGTATTGAACTTGTGTTTTGGCAATAGAGTTGTCTCATCTTCAACTCAGAACCGTGAAAAAAGGTCAGCACTAGGCTTTTTCGACAGACAGTGGGAATGGATTCTTCGTTTGgcttcttttttatcaattaaaaagtatttaatgttGCTGCTAAGATTGCTAGCTAATTATGAAAACAAGGGAAAAGCATGAACAAAGGTCAAAACTGTGCTGtcttttgtgtgtgtgtgtgtatatatccTTCTTATTGGTTGCATGGTTGGTGAAGAAAACAAGTTTTCAAACCATGGATGGCAGAAATAGAACCAGAGCAAGGAGAAAGGGTGTTCCTTTTCCATCAAACATTACCACAACTCGTTGCCTTGTTTCCACAAGGATGAATAGTTCAAAGCGTGTTGAGGAACACACATTTACCTGCAGTGGTTGCAGACGCGAATTTATATTAGCTAAAATTCCAAATGCATACCGCTGCTACAGTTGTGAAAGAGTAAGCAGTTCATCTTCTTCGGTTTCCGAGCAATCAACCAAAGACCTTAGATCTTTCAAACGTGATCATCAACCGAATAGTTATAACAGTAACACAAATGGAAGTTTACCGAGAAGATTATCTCCTTCACCTAGtgtttccttctccttctcctcgCCAACTCACAAACGCGCAGTTATATGTGGTGTTTCATACGGGAAAAGGAAATTCAAGCTCCAAGGAACCATTAACGATGTCAAGAACATGAAAAATCTATTGCTGGATATATTTAAATTCCCAAATGAGTGCATACGTGTCCTCTCAGGTATCTCCTTCACTCCTTTTCTGATTAGTATGTGAACTTTGTATGATCCACATCTATTTCAATTATGCTTCCTTTTTGCTTCAATGCATACAAATTAAAGTAGaacaataattatatacattatttatttgaatatgttgGACTGTATATTATAGTAGATGAAGATGAACAATATTTGTATTGAAAGCCTGAGTGTTTTTGCTATTGCCTGAACTTTTGTTAAACCAAATTTTCCAATGAATAGGCAGGTTCTTGTTCTCGTAACAAGTAATCAAGATCTTGAACTTTCCCTTTAATTTAATTCCAGAACTGgtaaatttcagaagaaaagaACGACCCGAATTTAATGCCAACAAAAAAGAACATACTGGATTCCTTAAACTGGCTAGTGAGTGACTGCAAGTCAGAGGGGTCATTGGTGTTCTACTTTTCCGGGCATGGTCTGCAACAACCGGAAGAACAGAAAGGAGATGAAACAGATGGGCTTGATGAAACTATTTGTCCTGTTGATTTTCTGAGAGAGGGAATGATCACTGACAATGAAATAAATTCTATCATTGTTCAACCACTCAAGGAAGGTGTAAAACTTCATGCTATTATTGATGCTTGTCATAGTGGAACAACACTTGATCTTGTGTACAtgtggaaaaaagaaaagtaagtgCATATCCAATGCtgtctttcttttaatttttatgtttctattAAAAACTCAATGTTTGGTCTCTTTTGCATGCTTGCAGAGGCATTTGGCAATGTAAGGAAAACAGATCACCTCatagcaaagaaaaacaaacaaatggTGGAGTTGCTATTTGCCTCAGTGCTTGTGACGATGCTCAGGTGGCTGCTGATACTGCAGTAAGAatctttgttttgtgttttcaTCTGCCCCCTTTTGTGAAATGCAATGCAATTCTGAATCGTCACCTACGTTTGCAGGCTTTTGAAGGCAATTATAACGGTATTATGACCTATTTTTTCTGTAAAATAATCAGAGCTCATCCTCAAATAACATATGGCAGTTTAC
Above is a genomic segment from Vigna radiata var. radiata cultivar VC1973A chromosome 10, Vradiata_ver6, whole genome shotgun sequence containing:
- the LOC106775336 gene encoding metacaspase-3 isoform X1, with product MKTREKHEQRSKLCCLLCVCVYISFLLVAWLVKKTSFQTMDGRNRTRARRKGVPFPSNITTTRCLVSTRMNSSKRVEEHTFTCSGCRREFILAKIPNAYRCYSCERVSSSSSSVSEQSTKDLRSFKRDHQPNSYNSNTNGSLPRRLSPSPSVSFSFSSPTHKRAVICGVSYGKRKFKLQGTINDVKNMKNLLLDIFKFPNECIRVLSEEKNDPNLMPTKKNILDSLNWLVSDCKSEGSLVFYFSGHGLQQPEEQKGDETDGLDETICPVDFLREGMITDNEINSIIVQPLKEGVKLHAIIDACHSGTTLDLVYMWKKEKGIWQCKENRSPHSKEKQTNGGVAICLSACDDAQVAADTAAFEGNYNGIMTYFFCKIIRAHPQITYGSLLEKIHEELGQIHQSRFSNRFLQRIFHRKIDQDPILSSSKKIDIDTTFTL
- the LOC106775889 gene encoding uncharacterized protein LOC106775889; amino-acid sequence: MSILKSWKLKLSSEMEAAALKVESLACIDSTTLSHSELLALSLSSLCAFDLRATNDLVTPKIDPALFNESAGSRRQTYSRPQSSPTGRRRRLAGLLPAPKPPPLPAHDPENAENRLIIDYLKQLIREDPKFDQVHLASPSLPPPNVKRKRGRKPKLKLHLEHCYRGIDILNRNGVAVDLSQLATSQDPFADELKRRTEGLSSEEELLGFLRDLPGQWGSRRKKRRIVDASDFGDVLPLSWKILLGLKRKDGRAWIYCRRYISPSGQHFVSCKEVSSYLQSLLGNGDGQSQSSRRSENLVQEQIVPAEKSAGVTPERQDQRQIVAVNAEVPGLFAGAHERVKEVALLGIENLADVQIQDLFECRKCNMSFDEKDSYLQHLLSVHQRTTRRYRLGSSVGDGVIIKDGKFECQFCHKVFLERRRYNGHVGIHVRNYVRRVEDSPGQINVQRTDDKSPVREDMPLRISKMDALIEIAQNSIMEGCVTESHHLAKLNGIPASDVAVGYLDQDGNSEAPISEKQMEDSLTKKNVDHHGMDGKVEEVDDDNRVIDVKMVTFLDNMGLLSVNKQDVKASETSEIKDDVELTIEELDQSGIDLDGVSEVRILPLSELNIIPESEKGENSESSNAKVQFKPDEGISNKSELEFGLNCLKDVPVTVSTDVPEMVMAASEENVVHSSAFNSSISTEQPMDCLPAFSSDKGGKQFSSLENEHDSVKGLEELRFDEIDSVDYDFARIQDSPSPPAVSAELANDTVMEDTYLSSVQFESQLTTVCVWCGIEFNHDAVNSEIQPDSVGFMCPACKAKISGQINVLDCESPNAGCL
- the LOC106775336 gene encoding metacaspase-3 isoform X2, yielding MKTREKHEQRSKLCCLLCVCVYISFLLVAWLVKKTSFQTMDGRNRTRARRKGVPFPSNITTTRCLVSTRMNSSKRVEEHTFTCSGCRREFILAKIPNAYRCYSCERVSSSSSSVSEQSTKDLRSFKRDHQPNSYNSNTNGSLPRRLSPSPSVSFSFSSPTHKRAVICGVSYGKRKFKLQGTINDVKNMKNLLLDIFKFPNECIRVLSEEKNDPNLMPTKKNILDSLNWLVSDCKSEGSLVFYFSGHGLQQPEEQKGDETDGLDETICPVDFLREGMITDNEINSIIVQPLKEGVKLHAIIDACHSGTTLDLVYMWKKEKGIWQCKENRSPHSKEKQTNGGVAICLSACDDAQAFEGNYNGIMTYFFCKIIRAHPQITYGSLLEKIHEELGQIHQSRFSNRFLQRIFHRKIDQDPILSSSKKIDIDTTFTL